One genomic window of Procambarus clarkii isolate CNS0578487 chromosome 43, FALCON_Pclarkii_2.0, whole genome shotgun sequence includes the following:
- the LOC138373677 gene encoding probable serine/threonine-protein kinase clkA, giving the protein MWNNNSSLAQEMWNNNSSLAQEMWNNNSSLAQEMWNNNSSLAQEMWNNNSSLAQEMWNNNSSLAQEMWNNNSSLPQEMWNNNSSLPQEMWNNNSSLPQEMWNNNSSLAQEMWNNNSSLPQEMWNNNSSLPQEMWNNNSSLAQEMWNNNSSLAQEMWNNNSSLPQEMWNNNSSLAQEMWNNNSSLAQEMWNNNSSLAQEMWNNNSSLAQEMWNNNSSLAQEMWNNNSSLAQEMWNNNSSLPQEMWNNNSSLPQEMWNNNSSLPQEMWNNNSSLAQEMWNNNSSLPQEMWNNNSSLPQEMWNNNSSLAQEMWNNNSSLAQEMWNNNSSLPQEMWNNNSSLPQEMWNNNSSLPQEMWNNNSSLAQEMWNNNSSLPQEMWNNNSSLPQEMWNNNSSLPQEMWNNNSSLPQEMWNNNSSLPQEMWNNNSSLPQEMWNNNSSLLQEMWNNNSSLAQ; this is encoded by the coding sequence ATGTGGAACAATAACAGTTCACTGGCACAAGAGATGTGGAACAATAACAGTTCACTGGCACAAGAGATGTGGAACAATAACAGTTCACTGGCACAAGAGATgtggaacaataatagttcactgGCACAAGAGATGTGGAACAATAACAGTTCACTGGCACAAGAGATGTGGAACAATAACAGTTCACTGGCACAAGAGATgtggaacaataatagttcactgCCACAAGAGATGTGGAACAATAACAGTTCACTACCACAAGAGATGTGGAACAATAACAGTTCACTACCACAAGAGATGTGGAACAATAACAGTTCACTGGCACAAGAGATgtggaacaataatagttcactgCCACAAGAGATGTGGAACAATAACAGTTCACTACCACAAGAGATGTGGAACAATAACAGTTCACTGGCACAAGAGATGTGGAACAATAACAGTTCACTGGCACAAGAGATgtggaacaataatagttcactgCCACAAGAGATgtggaacaataatagttcactgGCACAAGAGATGTGGAACAATAACAGTTCACTGGCACAAGAGATGTGGAACAATAACAGTTCACTGGCACAAGAGATgtggaacaataatagttcactgGCACAAGAGATGTGGAACAATAACAGTTCACTGGCACAAGAGATGTGGAACAATAACAGTTCACTGGCACAAGAGATgtggaacaataatagttcactgCCACAAGAGATGTGGAACAATAACAGTTCACTACCACAAGAGATGTGGAACAATAACAGTTCACTACCACAAGAGATGTGGAACAATAACAGTTCACTGGCACAAGAGATgtggaacaataatagttcactgCCACAAGAGATGTGGAACAATAACAGTTCACTACCACAAGAGATGTGGAACAATAACAGTTCACTGGCACAAGAGATGTGGAACAATAACAGTTCACTGGCACAAGAGATgtggaacaataatagttcactgCCACAAGAGATGTGGAACAATAACAGTTCACTACCACAAGAGATGTGGAACAATAACAGTTCACTACCACAAGAGATGTGGAACAATAACAGTTCACTGGCACAAGAGATgtggaacaataatagttcactgCCACAAGAGATGTGGAACAATAACAGTTCACTACCACAAGAGATGTGGAACAATAACAGTTCACTGCCACAAGAGATGTGGAACAATAACAGTTCACTACCACAAGAGATGTGGAACAATAACAGTTCACTACCACAAGAGATGTGGAACAATAACAGTTCACTACCACAAGAGATGTGGAACAATAACAGTTCACTGCTACAAGAGATgtggaacaataatagttcactgGCACAATAG